Proteins encoded together in one Eublepharis macularius isolate TG4126 chromosome 2, MPM_Emac_v1.0, whole genome shotgun sequence window:
- the AAMP gene encoding angio-associated migratory cell protein, which produces MWYWRVEAAMAESGEGVESESTAEGTPALLLLEGGDGDGDTEELVEVVDLESPGPDDLANEMEDVDLEEEEEVVWETEEEDEGVEEGMEAQDDSEVTFSKHTASVFCVSIDPKTNMLAVTGGEDDKAYVWLLSDGELLFECSGHKDSVTCAGFSHDSMLVATGDMSGLIKVWQVDTKEEIWSFEVGDLEWMEWHPQAHVLLAGTADGNSWMWKIPSGECKTFQGPNCPATCGHVLPDGKRAVVGYEDGTVRFWDLKQGNSLHVLKGQDGHQGPLTCVASNKDGSLVLTGSVDCHSKLVNSATGKVVFVFGAENIVPKPSTGEAEEAESNSVESLGFCSVMPLAAVGYLDGTLAIYDLATQTLRHKCQHESGIVQLLWEENSPVVYTCSLDGAVFLWDARSGKLISEYRGHSAEILDFALNKDASIVVTTSGDHQAKVFCVQRPDR; this is translated from the exons ATGTGGTACTGGCGAGTAGAAGCTGCCATGGCGGAGTCTGGAGAGGGAGTAGAGTCCGAGTCCACCGCGGAGGGGACGCCTGCTCTGTTGCTCCTGGAAGGTGGAGATGGGGACGGAGACACTGAAGAGCTCGTGGAGGTGGTGGACCTGGAGTCACCTGGACCTG ATGATCTCGCCAATGAGATGGAAGATGTAGAtttggaagaagaggaggaggttgttTGGGAGACTGAGGAGGAAGATGAGGGAGTGGAGGAAGGCATGGAGGCTCAAGATGATAGTGAAGTCACATTTTCAAAGCACACAG CTTCTGTTTTCTGTGTCAGCATCGATCCTAAGACTAACATGTTGGCAGTGACAGGTGGAGAAGATGACAAGGCCTATGTGTGGCTCCTCAGTGATGGCGAACTCCTCTTTGAATGCTCAG GTCACAAAGACTCTGTCACTTGTGCTGGTTTCAGCCATGACTCCATGTTGGTGGCCACAGGTGACATGAGTGGACTGATTAAAGTATGGCAAGTGGACACCAAAGAGGAGATCTGGTCTTTCGAAGTGGGTGACTTGGAG TGGATGGAGTGGCATCCTCAGGCCCATGTCCTCCTAGCTGGCACAGCTGATGGCAACTCTTGGATGTGGAAGATCCCTAGTGGCGAGTGCAAGACCTTTCAAGGGCCAAACTGTCCAGCCACTTGTGGACATGTCCTTCCTGATG ggaagagagctgtggttggttATGAAGATGGGACTGTGCGCTTCTGGGATCTGAAGCAAGGCAACTCACTGCATGTCTTAAAAG GTCAAGATGGGCACCAGGGCCCTTTGACTTGTGTGGCCAGCAATAAGGATGGCAGCCTAGTCCTGACAGGCTCTGTTGACTGCCACTCCAAGTTGGTGAACTCTGCAACTGGCAAG GTTGTGTTTGTGTTCGGGGCAGAGAACATTGTCCCCAAGCCTTCAACAGGAGAAGCTGAGGAAGCTGAATCCAACTCCGTTGAGTCCCTGGGCTTCTGCAGTGT AATGCCATTGGCAGCTGTTGGCTACTTGGATGGGACCTTGGCTATTTATGACCTCGCCACTCAGACCCTGAGGCACAAGTGTCAACATGAG TCGGGGATTGTGCAACTCCTGTGGGAAGAGAACTCACCTGTGGTCTACACCTGCAGCCTGGATGGTGCTGTGTTCCTCTGGGATGCACGTTCAGGCAAGCTGATCAGCGAGTACCGGGGCCACTCAGCTGAAATCCTGGACTTTGCTTTGAACAA AGATGCTTCCATTGTGGTCACTACTTCTGGCGATCATCAGGCCAAAGTCTTCTGTGTGCAGCGTCCTGATCGCTAA